The window TTCCCGGGTTACCAGGAACCCCTGCTTGGTAACCTTTTTACTCAACTACTCCGGTAACCACACCTGCTCCTACCGTCCGGCCTCCTTCACGGATAGCGAAACGCAGTCCTTCCTCGATGGCAATGGGTGTGATCAGTTCCACGTTCATGTTGATGTTGTCGCCGGGCATCAC of the Bacillota bacterium genome contains:
- the tuf gene encoding elongation factor Tu (EF-Tu; promotes GTP-dependent binding of aminoacyl-tRNA to the A-site of ribosomes during protein biosynthesis; when the tRNA anticodon matches the mRNA codon, GTP hydrolysis results; the inactive EF-Tu-GDP leaves the ribosome and release of GDP is promoted by elongation factor Ts; many prokaryotes have two copies of the gene encoding EF-Tu), encoding VMPGDNINMNVELITPIAIEEGLRFAIREGGRTVGAGVVTGVVE